In Fusarium oxysporum f. sp. lycopersici 4287 chromosome 4, whole genome shotgun sequence, a genomic segment contains:
- a CDS encoding hypothetical protein (At least one base has a quality score < 10), producing MATLRGTTQDYATTMQRSDNDDVLGVNSELLRESPIKNSNASNAALTGPLVWSGADYREDQAYTLRLSGEEAKEVDGALASFKTLGLDGDEVSPDNFPLPNLSRRLRASAETLHLGRGFVVIRGIDGKKYSVEDSVTIFLGVAGYIADKRGLQDRKGNMLSHVTDSKQWKTPTDARHGIHTNGSLPFHTDMGCDILSLQVRDSAIKGGYTYLSSAWTVFNDLLNREPEVIKTLLTPNWPVQLSGRKASYHLAPVLTFHDGKLLASLDPHRLGPHPSMTNSNIPSLSEAQIHALQAVSEAASNVELQLKLETGDLLFFNNLALFHRRDAYTDDDNSSRHMVRLWLRNQKYGWAIPNGMLPPWEAAYGENRKIKARHYPIVPMVEYPVQKYTTSSAAFMIEDSETSDEE from the exons ATGGCAACTCTCAGGGGCACCACTCAGGACTATGCAACTACCATGCAGCGCTCTGACAATGATGACGTTCTTGGTGTAAACTCTGAACTCCTCAGGGAATCACCTATCAAGAACTCCAACGCCTCCAACGCCGCACTGACTGGTCCCCTAGTCTGGTCCGGAGCAGACTATCGGGAGGACCAAGCTTACACTCTCCGTCTTAGCGGCGAGGAAGCTAAGGAAGTCGACGGCGCCCTCGCTAGTTTCAAAA CTCTTGGACTCGACGGCGACGAAGTCTCCCCTGATAACTTCCCTCTTCCAAACCTGTCTCGCCGTCTGCGTGCCAGCGCCGAGACTCTTCACCTTGGAAGAGGCTTTGTTGTCATTCGTGGCATCGATGGCAAGAAATATTCTGTCGAGGATAGTGTTACTATCTTCTTGGGTGTAGCTGGCTACATTGCTGATAAACGCGGACTCCAAGACCGCAAGGGTAACATGCTAT CTCATGTAACCGATTCGAAGCAATGGAAGACTCCTACCGACGCGCGTCATGGTATTCACACTAATGGATCTCTG CCTTTCCACACTGACATGGGATGCGACATCCTATCCCTTCAAGTTCGAGACAGCGCCATCAAGGGAGGATATACCTATCTCAGTTCAGCCTGGACTGTCTTCAACGACCTCCTCAACCGAGAGCCAGAAGTCATCAAGACACTCCTAACTCCCAACTGGCCTGTCCAGCT TTCGGGCCGTAAGGCTTCATATCATCTCGCTCCTGTCTTGACATTCCACGATGGCAAACTCCTCGCGAGCCTCGACCCGCATCGCCTCGGGCCGCACCCAAGTATGACGAACTCGAATATTCCCTCTCTTTCAGAAGCTCAAATTCACGCTCTTCAAGCTGTCTCAGAGGCTGCTTCTAATGTTGAGTTGCAGCTAAAGCTTGAGACAGGAGATCTtctgttcttcaacaacctcgCCCTCTTCCACCGTCGAGACGCCTACACTGACGACGATAACTCGTCTCGCCACATGGTTAGACTCTGGCTTCGTAACCAGAAGTACGGTTGGGCAATTCCTAACGGTATGCTTCCTCCTTGGGAGGCTGCCTATGGGGAGAAccgcaagatcaaggctaGGCACTACCCTATTGTGCCCATGGTAGAGTACCCTGTGCAGAAGTACACTACCAGCTCTGCAGCCTTTATGATCGAGGACTCTGAGACTTCAGACGAGGAGTAA